The window GTACGTGGTTTTCTTTGCCAAGTCCGTTCAACAATAGCCCTGGTCATCCTTGGAGTTAACCCTTTAATGTCAATCCCATGAAACACCTGAAAAGCAGCATCAAAGTTCCCTCTCTGGTACTCTAGGCGCCCCAGTAAAGCTCTGGCTTCCTGAAACTCACAtgaaaaactaaatcaaaattcaatattaaaaaaaaaaatgcagaaagaGCAATGATGCAAGCGAGTTTGATTTGGGAAAGTGAACCACCTCGTAATTTAAGGAGAGAGCATCCCTTAGAGTTGATTCAGCTTCATCAACTTGTGTATCTTCAAATTTCGACTCCCAATCCCCCGTCCTGGATGAAAGTCCGCTTGCCGAGAAATCTCTTGTTGCCAGAGATTCTGGAGACCGGGGTGCatcttcaaatttgaattgcTCTCCCGAGCAAGCACACAACATTTTCACCAAAATGAAAGAGTTCGGAATTTTCTCTCAAGGCTAGGAAGGATTGTCAGGTTTCAGCAAGTTCTTTCATCAAAATGCCTGGAAATGAATTAAAACACTGAGCAAAACACATTTCATCTTTAGACTTCCATCTGCAAGACATAAACACATTCAAACCATTCTGCAGATACATTGATCTGCAACAATGGCCACTGAGAGTACCCCAACATCCAATCAAAGAAATATATGAGAATAAAATCTtctaaaaaataaccaaaaagaTTTTAATGCTCCATTGGGTTTCAGGGAAAATGTGCAgacacaaaaaattaaaattctgaattgagaaatttttgttTCGGAAACCCCGGAAAACAAATCACACCACTCTGATGGTCTAATGCAACCCGTTGGGCTTGGTCTTAAAGAGTTTTGCATTTCACAGAAACCAAGACAGCTCAAAAGTTgggtttcaaaatatttttctctttccttttccccGCTTTTCTCGGCAGCCAAACGGAGGCTAATCTTTTTCAAACATACCATTTGAAACTGAACAGTATACACTTAGTCATGAAACAGTGTCTCGAATCAGAATGCACCAATGGCGATCTGCAAAGCGGCACAGTCCCTCCTAAATAAGGCCCATCCAACAACAGAACCCAGAAATCAAAGCACGTAACAGGAACCAAGTTTGAGAAATCTCCAGAACcccataaaaatttcaaaacaaaaaaacgaGAGTGCGGAGCTCAAGGCAAAAATAGAGTTTCACAAGAGaccaacaagaagaagaagacaaaagaaaggctagaaagaaaagagaaagaagaagaagaaagcaaaGCGCAGTATATGAAAAGGGCGAGACAAACAAGAGATAAGAGCCTTGGACTTACCGAAAGGCCAAAAAATCTGAAGACACGGCGTTGCATAGAAGCCATGAAAGCAACTTCTCCACAGTGTCTctgtttttctctgtttttagaGAAACAGAGTAAAACCAATGATAGTAATCGGTAATAAGAAGAAAACACAGATTTAGGGATCTGATTAGGAAACGGGCCTTCAGCAATTGGTCACCCTTTTCTATTAGGAAGCTGACTTTTCCAGTACACAGGGTTTTGCATATGTGGGTATGGACTATGGAGGCAATGGGGGGCTGCACAGTGACAGAAAGCCAGTAGATTCTCTGCTCACCCCCTCTTCTTGCTTTGTGCTCTGCTCTTTATGCGGAAAGTGATTGGACCACCCCATGGTCCATGGTAGTTTTTCAAACGAGGGagtgaaattccaaaaatacccttcaATGTGCACAACCAAAAGGTGGTTAAGCTAGGAGTGAGAAGTGCTCAAAATCTTAGTGGATAATTAAAAATGTCATACATTAGTATTTTTCTTCAGAGGGCAAACTCCAAATCAATCTCATAGTGAAAGCTTAAGTGCTTATTAAGGTCCCATTCATCCGTCTGTATCAATCCGTCCATCAGTCTCTCTGCAGCGGTGTACCCAAAAAAAGAGCTGAAAAGGGGGTCTGAAAATATGGAAAGCCACGCACGTGAGTGAGGTGTGTGTCTGCTTCAGGTAATGGACTTGTAGGCTGCAGAGCTGCTTTCGTTATTTACACACCCACACCAAAATGAAACCATAAAAATAATGTACGGTACCAGCTGTTTCACTTACACTTTGCTGCGTTACAACGCTGCGTTTTGGGGCCACAACCACACCACccttcattaaaataaataaatgggacgCACCCCTACTCATATTTACTTTTGTGACCTCAAAGGCTGGAAATATCATCCGGTCTTCAGACTCTTCAGTCTTCACCCAccatttgaattcaaaatttgaaaacccaCCACATTCCCAAACCacccttctcttcttctttttctgtcCTCTGATGCAAGGGGAATAGAGAGAGATAGACAGGTGTGGGTGAATTGTGACCATCCTCTTCGGTGCCTTTTGTAAGCAATGATCTTGCAAAAAAGGTAAGTCCGGGTATGGTTTGAGTAGATCTCTTCGATGCGTAAGTTAATTTTGAAGCTCGGAAAGTGAATTTCTAGGGAAAAATTTGAAGTATCTTCAATTTTTGTTCCTTTgtcgtttttattttttaccattatATCCCTCTTTATAATGTAAGTTACAGAAATTTCTTCTCAAAAATGATTAGTAGTTGAAATTTTGAGTCAGGTTAGGCAAGTGAAAAGCAAATATGATTACTTACAAAAACTTTTTTGATCACTTTTGGACTAACTTCCAAGTTCCAACTCGTTTCACTTACTGAATCACACATGACGTGAGACTATTTAATTAGCAAAGAAGTTAAACTAGTTCTGTATGGAAGGGTGGAGTGAGAGGAAAAAGTGGGAACTTGATTTGTAAGCATTGAAGAAGTGGTGTCTCATCTCGAAATGCTGGTGTGTGGGGGGTGGTGCTCCTTAATGGTTGAGTTACTAATGGTTTGGTCTCTGGGGGACCTCTGcaacttcaaaaaaaaagtaGGTTCTAATTTTGATGTAGCTGCAATCCAAAGCCTTTTATCTAATGATTCCTGGAAACTTCAATCTTTTTATAACTTGGCTTCGGTGGACAGAAATAGGAGCATGGTTGCCGTGATGGGATTTGGGAAGTTGTTCACAAGGACAACTAGAGCATTGCTTTTAGGCTGGCAATGTGGCATCGCCAAACTCTGGGGAATCCACCCAAAAGGTGTTTGAAACGGGCCCATTTGCCCTTTCCCTTCTCTGACTGTACTCTGGGCAGCGCACCACCTGAAATTTCTTTAACAATCAACGCCCTTTCCCACCGATCCTTCAAAGAGTTCTTCTCTCTAACGACATTTTCCTATTtggtttacaattttttttttcgttacATTGAATGGTAACAACCCGTACCCTCATACAACGCAATGTTGTCCTCCACTTCTAACTGTATAGATAtatactttaaaatatatttatatgattaaaaagataatttatatatatcataaaatttttaatctattgtaaccttctaaaatattattttttttaattcaaaattatatttaaggactattgatttatatcttatataaaaattaattattattttcagattttaaaaacacaaaatatgaATGGATATTTGAAAggagaataattgaaaatataaaaaatgatctaATAAGGTTTAACatagattaaaattattttaaaaattatttaagaatataaaaaaatgaaaaagatttaaagttttcaaataaaattttattttataaaatatcatacaacaatttttaaaatcaattcttaaagattatttctctttattattttttaaaacaccttTGAAATGGAGAGTCTCGTCTTCAATTattaaacttaatatttttaatatattataataattatattttaatatcaaaatatactTTATAAGGGACCCACGTTAcacatgatattattttattagcaaaaataaataaaatcatgtgATGGCTTTTATAGTCACAATTCAAATTAATTGCGAACATTTGGGTCTTTTGTTGgtacataattattttaatttgaccatatgataaaatataaaatattaaattttgtcttTCTAAGAATAACTTTATGTACAAGTAAGAGCCATATTTGAATTGGCTTTGGAGAACTCCAATAGGTGTTTGGATCATTTtacttaaacaaaatttaaaattaatatagaaaaaaacacaatatatatatatatatatatatatatatatatatatatatattttaataggtttatttttattttactttttaatgatGAGTTGTTACAAGTTAGTTGAAACATTCATCGATAAAGAGTAAAAAACTATGCCAACCATATGCAAGTTCGGTAGTGCATGGTTAATGGTGGGTTGGGGGGTTGATAtcaaatacatatattttatgaaTCAAACGTGAGGTAGGGTTAATGTtgctttcccttttttttttttttttttcttaatgaattaaaaatattgaccGGATTAAATGAATTTGGGTAGTTCATTATCACGAGTAGTGATTTTGGTATGAGTTCGAGTTGAGCACAAATCATCACTCGTTATGCTCATATAGACTTTTAGTTCGATTCAAGAATTTAATGCTTACTCCCAATTCTGAATATAacttaaatatcaataaatataattgagattataaataacaataatgaaattttttggcttcatttaaatatatttcatgttaatttatttaaaaatatgaacttttatATAAGGTATATAAACtcttatacaaaatatataccCCGCTCTTGGCATTTGGggttcaaaattcaaatctcATGTCATGAAGGATATTTTGGGGCCGGGCTGAAATTTTCAGGCGGGCATGGTCTGGGCTTAGGGCCTACGGCCCAATGTACACCCCCAGTTCCGTGTGCGAGCTGCTTCAAAACGGTGCGTTTTTTATAGAAGGAACCAAAACCCCCAAATCCGCAGCGGAGGTATCAGTGGTTGATCCGAGAATAAGAAACGTcgaagagaaaaagagagaagagaaggaaaCAGAGGAGTGAGGGGTAGGGGTTGGTGGAGCGAGAGAGGAATAGGGTTCGGGGGGTTGCTGAGGTCGAAGATGCACCCAAAATGTGGAAGGATTTGGGAGATAGAGAAGCGGGTAAACTCCGCCCTTATTCCTTTTCCAATCGCATTACATCCGATCGCATCGCTTCTCTTCAACTTTCTAATTATAAAGAGATCGTCTCTCCTCACAGAGGCGCTGTTAACTCCCTTCAGGTtccatctctttctctctgtctCATTTCTTTCCTCACTGCTGTGTTAGGGTAATCCTGGTGTTGATACCATCGTTGATGTCCAtctttcaaaacattttttaaattttctttcgaATCAATGAATTCTGCAAACGATAAATGGTTCTTGAAGCTTTGTTTATTGCTGGTACAAAGCGTCCATTTTTCAACCAAGAAAGTAGTCTCAAACTCTCACTTGGATAAACTGAAAGCACGCATTACTTGATTGTTTCAGTGAAAACTTGAAAAACAAATACCTGGGTTTAATATGGTCGGTCTAGGCTATACAGGGGGCCCAATGGCATTCATCAGATTGccaacttttcttttttgtctctCATGAATTTAAACTAGTTGCATTTATATGTAGTTCCCTTGTTTATTGTGTAGAAGCATTTCTCTGGACAGTAAATTGGCATATCTTAAGAAATTTTTGCGGCTACCTCTTTTGTTCACGGAATCAGGTTGATTTGACAGAGGGGCGGTATTTATTATCCGGTGCATCAGATGCATCAGCTGCTGTTTATGATATTCAACGTGCCACAGAATATGAGGGGGGTAGTCTGGTTGCAAAACACAAGAGCATTTTTGTTGTTGACAAGCAACATGAGCATGGACACAAGTATGCTATATCCTCAGCCATATGGTATCCCATTGACACAGGGCTGTTCATCACGGGTTCATATGATCATTACATCAATGTTTGGGATACAAATACCACACAGGTATTCATCCTTCTACACTCATCTCTCCGTGCTCCACAATTTACACATCCTTCTAGACCCATTCTTCCATGCTCCACAATTTTCACGTCATTCTCAGGTTTTGatagtttttaatttgttttattttattttataggtaGTGGTGAATTTTAAAATGCCTGGAAAGATTTATAGGACTGCAATGTCTTCACTGGCGACAGCTCACATGCTTATTGCTGCTGGAACCGAAGATGTTCAAGTTCGCCTTTGTGATATTGCTTCAGGAGCTTTTGCTCACACTTTATCTGGTCATCGTGGTATGTTTGTGGTTCAGTGTTATAAATCAATTTGCTTTTTGAGTTGTGTTGGTTCAAGTAATTTTTACAAACAGCCAGTTTGGGCCAATTGAgtatttgatgattccattggTCTGGTTATCTCAAGAATTGCACTGGTCTTCGTTTGGAATTTGTACTAGATGGTCtgaaatagaaattgaaatttcatattCTGCTCATTTTGAGACATAGCAAGTGATGACAAATATAAACAACTTTTAGAGTACCACAACCACAAGGCTggttatagaaatatttttttaatcagaagGTGGTTATAGAAATATGAACCAGTGAGAGGCATTAAAAGGACTCAAAGGCTTTTCTTTAATAAATAGGATGATCATTCAGTTTGGTATAACTAACTTTAAGGATGTTTGGATTAGATGCACAAACATGTACTATGCAGTAGCTGCTAAGAGTTTGGAGAATTCCTCTACTGATGCACCCTTCTATTTTAGTCATACCAAGCTTTTTAAAGTTAGACAGAAAAGTACAAACTCTATTTTTGATACCCTCAGGTTGGCATGACATTTAGACATGTGGATTTTAGATTGATGATAGAACATCACATATTAGGGGACTCTTTCTTTTGATGATTAAGAAATCCATTTTagaagaattttttatgagCAGGAAATggttattttattatattttattagctCCGATAAGCTAAGTGTCTAGATAGCATGCACTGCTGGAGTTGGGACCCATCCAATATCGAAACACACACCCCTCCTAACCCGTCACATTCACAGACAGCAATTCTGGGACTGTACTTTTAGCTCCCTCTGATTGCATTATTATGTTTCCATGATTGCAGATGGTGTAATGACAGTTGAATGGTCTACTTCTAGTGAGTGGGTTTTGGTAACTGGGGGATGTGATGGTGCAATACGATTTTGGGACATCAGACGTGCTggatgttttcttgttttagatCAGTCCCAATCACAGCTTGGTAGACGCCCACCTCTCCTTGAACGCTCTACTGCGAATAAGGTTTCCTTCCTTGTCTTTTCAGCCTTAAATCCATTTGTTGCTTGATAATGTTATAACATATTATTATCACAGATTTCTCGTTATTGTAAAATCATGTCAAATTTCTCACTGTTTGAATGCAATACAAATCTGGAATACTGCATTGAATTTACTAGGGGAACAGCCTTGAACACTTACATTTTCTAAATAGATTATGCGTTCCTATGTACAGTTCTCTATGTTGTTGAACACATGTAAACAATGAATTGGTCATTCATAGTTTCTTGTCCTGAAACCAGTTTCATATGAGTGAACACACTTCCATATATGTTTATATGTTTGATTATTATGTGCTGTTGCTGCAAAACCACTTGGTGCTGAGAAGGCATTCATGGGCTTTCCAGGAAttctttctatttatttgttattcattGTGATTTTATCAGCTCTAATGCCCTTGAGGTCTGACTCAAGTGGCAAGGAGATGGGGTGGGgatgtgggaggttctaggtttgattctcagaagaaaaaaaaaaagaaaagaaaagaaaaaagaaaaccttaaaaataaCAAAGTCTTACCtatcaaagagaaaaaagaaaaaaaatcagttttaatAGATATCACCTTTCAACAGGAACACAGTTTCTAACACAAAGGATTGCTGAAGAAACAGAATGTGAGTATGGGCATGGAAGTGGGTCTGCATGTCTTACACAGTAAAACAGGGGTCAAGCCACTCTCCTTAAATTGTTAAACTCCTTGCAAATGCATAGCATCTGAGTAATTCGATAGTGGCCATAAGACATGACTGActtatcatataaaattttcctGGTCTTTTTCACTGATGATATCCTCTGTATTCTTACTCAGGCTCCAATGTCAAAGTCCTTGCCAGCAAGCCAAAGTGTAAATGTTAGATCCCGTGCACCACAAAGGAAATTTGCTTATGGGAATGGTTCAAAACAGTCAGCTACTGGTAGAACTTCAAGTCAAGCCAAGGGATTGGTCAGGCAGAGACTACATCCAGGGATGTTATCTAGTCAGGACCGTGCCACTTCTCATTATGGTGCTGTTACTGGATTAAAAGTAACTGACGATGGCATGTATCTTCTGAGTGCAGGTTGagattctttccattttctaatttatcttaTTGATTATAGATGCATCAAGTACATTTGACATGAAAATCCCATGAGTTGAGGTCTAAGGTTGCCTCTACATAAGTGGCATTTAGATAGAACATGAGGACGGTCTGAAAACTTAAAGAGACGTAGAGGTGCTTGTTGCGCAAATGCTCTTTACGTGATGCTGCAGTTAGGAAATCCCTCTGGCCAATcaatttgactattttttttttaattgtagtTCTTATTGTTCTAAGAATGATGTTGCAATCTTCAATAATGGTGAGGACCTTGATCGTTAATCCTGTTAAAAACGCGCATTTAGATAGAACATGAGGACAGTCTGAAAGCTTAAAGAGACGTAGAGGTGCTTGTTGCGCAAATGCTCTTTACATGATGCTGCAGTTAGGAAATCCCTCTGGCCAATcaatttgactattttttttttttacttgtagtTCTTTTTGTTCTAAGAATGATGTTGCAATCTTCAATAATGGTGAGGACCTTGATCTTTAATCCTGTTAAAGACACTAATGAAATTCACTCATTTTCAACTGGTTAATATGTAAGTAGTAGCATGTTATTCTGATCGTgtaatcatttttatgtttaatagaaagaaaatattatttaaatagtactgaagctattttttaaaacctttttcttGATGGGTGAGTGGAATAGTAGTTGTCATGATGAGGTCTGTCATAGCCATTGAGATGCTATTCAATCAGCAGTAACAAATCCTAATTGGTTATCTGTTAATATTCTTATTAGAACTATGGGCCTTAGAGCCTACCTGAGTTGCCTTTTAGATTGTGGAGCATTCCTGATTTAGCATGATTGTTGGTCTTCTTAATGACTATTGTTATCCTTCTCCACTTTTGAGGTTTAGGTTCTGATTCAAGATTAAGGTTGTGGGATATTATGTCCGGCTGCAACACACTAGTGAACTTTGAAACTGTGCGGCTACAAACCAGCAAAGCAATGCAGTTGGCTATAACTAATGATTCAGCACTTGTCTTTGTTCCTTGCATGACAGCCGTAAAAGTAAAACATCTTCCCTGTACTGCTAGCATGTTTAATTTACAAGCAAGAGGAAACATACACCATCTATAGTGAGCCTTGacttattttctgtttttttagGCATTTGATGTCTGGTCAGGTAAGACAGCCATGACATTTCGTGGCCACTACGAAT is drawn from Vitis riparia cultivar Riparia Gloire de Montpellier isolate 1030 chromosome 18, EGFV_Vit.rip_1.0, whole genome shotgun sequence and contains these coding sequences:
- the LOC117907025 gene encoding WD repeat-containing protein ATCSA-1-like isoform X2; its protein translation is MWKDLGDREAGKLRPYSFSNRITSDRIASLQLSNYKEIVSPHRGAVNSLQVDLTEGRYLLSGASDASAAVYDIQRATEYEGGSLVAKHKSIFVVDKQHEHGHKYAISSAIWYPIDTGLFITGSYDHYINVWDTNTTQVVVNFKMPGKIYRTAMSSLATAHMLIAAGTEDVQVRLCDIASGAFAHTLSGHRDGVMTVEWSTSSEWVLVTGGCDGAIRFWDIRRAGCFLVLDQSQSQLGRRPPLLERSTANKAPMSKSLPASQSVNVRSRAPQRKFAYGNGSKQSATGRTSSQAKGLVRQRLHPGMLSSQDRATSHYGAVTGLKVTDDGMYLLSAGSDSRLRLWDIMSGCNTLVNFETVRLQTSKAMQLAITNDSALVFVPCMTAVKAFDVWSGKTAMTFRGHYEYVNCCWLSLQDQIFDA
- the LOC117907025 gene encoding WD repeat-containing protein ATCSA-1-like isoform X1, with translation MWKDLGDREAGKLRPYSFSNRITSDRIASLQLSNYKEIVSPHRGAVNSLQVDLTEGRYLLSGASDASAAVYDIQRATEYEGGSLVAKHKSIFVVDKQHEHGHKYAISSAIWYPIDTGLFITGSYDHYINVWDTNTTQVVVNFKMPGKIYRTAMSSLATAHMLIAAGTEDVQVRLCDIASGAFAHTLSGHRDGVMTVEWSTSSEWVLVTGGCDGAIRFWDIRRAGCFLVLDQSQSQLGRRPPLLERSTANKAPMSKSLPASQSVNVRSRAPQRKFAYGNGSKQSATGRTSSQAKGLVRQRLHPGMLSSQDRATSHYGAVTGLKVTDDGMYLLSAGSDSRLRLWDIMSGCNTLVNFETVRLQTSKAMQLAITNDSALVFVPCMTAVKAFDVWSGKTAMTFRGHYEYVNCCWLSLQDQELYTGGNDRQILVWSPSRLNFDEMDHGSRKESIHAQDQDNWSD